The bacterium genome has a segment encoding these proteins:
- a CDS encoding cold-shock protein, with product MPAGTVKWFSSEKGYGFITPDDGGKDLFVHFSAIQADGYKSLNEGDKVEYEESEGRKGPQAANVRVLR from the coding sequence ATGCCAGCGGGTACGGTGAAGTGGTTCAGTTCTGAGAAGGGGTATGGTTTCATCACCCCCGATGACGGTGGGAAGGACTTGTTCGTGCATTTCAGCGCGATCCAGGCTGACGGCTACAAGTCGTTGAACGAGGGCGACAAGGTCGAGTACGAGGAGTCCGAGGGGCGGAAGGGTCCGCAGGCGGCAAACGTCCGCGTGCTTCGTTAA
- a CDS encoding gamma-glutamyltransferase family protein yields the protein MPHETYATRFGLRPIAYGRRGMVATANPLATLAGVRMLAQGGNAVDAVVAAAAAIGVAEPYMSGLAGCGTLVLTPPGATPRVLEFLGRAPSGATPERFGAGAPPDAGYVAPSVPGNLAGWARVLADYGTMPLVRVLEPAIEYAEHGIPFTPFDHMECQELRQRLTPEGAATYLHGGRVPEVGALLRQPDLAATFRAIAAQGAGYLYDGPLGAQIDRLMRERGGLITAADLRAYPGALKWVAPIEAAYRGVTVYTSPPPTSAVQVLETLRILDGFDVGRTTHLGPDHIGLVAEAARLARVDTDRYVGDPDRVPPAVDRVLSAAHIDDLRAQVAERLRTAPRASGQVAAGGAAGTSASTTHLAAVDASGLAVNITHSLGSGFGSGVVVPGTGVCLNNALHWFSMTPGHPNAIAPGKMHEWPIAPVHLFRDGRFWGTVGTPGSYGILVTTVQVLVNLIDFGLNLQDAIAAPRFRWVDDVGDPLPAAGVFMEARLPDVTRDAMAARGYTVTPLGAWSMRVGGVQGILVDAGSGWLAGAADPRRNGYAIGW from the coding sequence ATGCCGCATGAAACGTATGCGACGCGGTTTGGGCTCCGGCCGATCGCGTATGGTCGGCGCGGGATGGTGGCGACCGCGAACCCGCTCGCGACGCTCGCCGGGGTGCGCATGCTCGCACAGGGCGGCAACGCCGTGGACGCGGTGGTCGCCGCCGCCGCGGCGATCGGGGTCGCGGAACCGTACATGTCCGGGCTCGCCGGGTGCGGCACGCTGGTCCTGACGCCGCCGGGTGCCACCCCGCGGGTGCTCGAGTTCCTCGGCCGCGCGCCCTCCGGCGCGACCCCGGAGCGGTTTGGGGCGGGGGCGCCGCCCGATGCGGGGTATGTGGCGCCGTCCGTGCCCGGCAACCTTGCGGGGTGGGCGCGCGTGCTCGCGGACTACGGGACGATGCCGCTCGTGCGGGTTCTCGAGCCGGCGATCGAATATGCGGAGCACGGCATTCCGTTCACACCGTTCGACCACATGGAGTGTCAGGAGCTGCGCCAGCGCCTCACGCCCGAGGGGGCCGCGACGTACCTGCACGGGGGGCGCGTGCCGGAGGTCGGCGCGCTGCTCAGACAGCCCGATCTCGCCGCCACGTTCCGGGCGATCGCCGCGCAGGGCGCCGGCTATCTGTACGATGGTCCGCTCGGTGCGCAGATCGACCGTCTCATGCGCGAGCGCGGCGGCCTCATCACCGCCGCCGATCTCCGCGCCTATCCCGGCGCGCTCAAGTGGGTGGCCCCGATCGAGGCCGCCTACCGCGGAGTCACCGTATACACGTCACCGCCGCCGACGAGCGCGGTGCAGGTCCTGGAGACGCTCCGGATTCTCGACGGATTCGACGTGGGCCGTACGACGCATCTTGGCCCCGACCACATCGGGTTGGTCGCGGAGGCGGCCCGGCTCGCGCGGGTGGACACCGACCGGTACGTGGGCGACCCGGACCGCGTTCCGCCGGCCGTGGACCGCGTGTTGTCTGCGGCGCACATCGACGACCTCCGGGCTCAGGTCGCGGAACGGCTCCGCACGGCGCCGCGCGCCAGTGGGCAGGTCGCGGCGGGCGGCGCCGCCGGCACCAGCGCGTCGACCACGCATCTCGCGGCCGTGGATGCCAGCGGTCTCGCCGTGAACATCACACACAGCCTCGGCAGCGGCTTCGGGAGCGGGGTCGTCGTCCCCGGGACGGGCGTCTGTCTCAACAACGCGCTGCATTGGTTTTCGATGACGCCGGGCCATCCGAATGCGATCGCCCCCGGAAAGATGCACGAGTGGCCGATCGCGCCGGTGCATCTGTTCCGGGATGGGCGCTTCTGGGGGACCGTGGGGACGCCCGGCTCGTACGGGATCCTGGTCACGACCGTGCAGGTGCTGGTCAACCTCATCGACTTTGGGTTGAATCTTCAGGACGCGATTGCCGCGCCCCGGTTCCGATGGGTGGACGACGTCGGGGATCCACTGCCCGCCGCCGGCGTGTTCATGGAAGCGCGGCTGCCCGACGTGACGCGTGACGCGATGGCGGCCCGCGGCTACACGGTCACCCCGCTCGGCGCCTGGTCGATGCGGGTCGGCGGCGTGCAGGGGATCCTCGTTGATGCCGGTTCCGGGTGGCTTGCGGGTGCAGCCGACCCACGCCGGAACGGCTACGCGATCGGCTGGTAG
- a CDS encoding 2-dehydropantoate 2-reductase, translated as MHFTVVGAGAIGGTIGAHLARAGHDVVFVDSVAEHVKTIARDGLLIEGADEFRVRVPAVVPADLGRALGGRAPEAVLLSVKAQHTAGALEPVVPFLGPDSYVVSMQNGLNERVIAGRIGQEKTIGAFVNFGADYQAPGRVMYASAGALYLGELDGRMTPRLERLGTIMRESFLKNTTLTPNIWGYLWGKLGYASQLFATATVDETMGAVLGTPENTALLANLAAEVVRTAEAEGVRSEGFDGYEPGPMRFTSPRDWAGIRASLDRLTAFNRNSLKQKSGIWRDLAVRHRRTEVDQQLGPIVEIAREHGFRLPLNERLIELIHDLETGRRTMAPENLAELRRLSQAAYPEEVFQ; from the coding sequence ATGCACTTCACCGTGGTCGGAGCGGGCGCCATCGGCGGGACGATCGGCGCACACCTTGCGCGGGCGGGACACGATGTGGTGTTCGTGGACAGCGTCGCGGAACACGTGAAGACGATCGCGCGTGACGGTCTCCTCATCGAGGGGGCGGACGAGTTTCGCGTGCGGGTGCCCGCGGTCGTGCCCGCCGACCTGGGGCGCGCGCTCGGCGGCCGCGCGCCCGAGGCCGTGCTGCTGTCGGTCAAAGCCCAGCACACGGCCGGCGCGCTCGAGCCGGTCGTGCCGTTCCTCGGTCCCGACAGCTACGTGGTGTCGATGCAGAACGGCCTCAACGAGCGCGTGATCGCCGGTCGCATCGGCCAGGAGAAGACGATCGGCGCGTTCGTCAACTTCGGCGCCGACTACCAGGCGCCCGGCCGGGTCATGTACGCGAGCGCCGGCGCGCTGTACCTGGGCGAGCTCGACGGCCGGATGACGCCGCGGCTCGAGCGGCTGGGCACGATCATGCGCGAGTCCTTCCTGAAGAACACCACGCTGACGCCGAACATCTGGGGCTACCTCTGGGGGAAGCTCGGCTACGCGTCGCAGTTGTTCGCGACGGCCACGGTGGACGAGACGATGGGGGCGGTCCTCGGGACGCCGGAGAACACGGCGCTGCTCGCCAACCTCGCGGCCGAGGTCGTCCGGACGGCGGAGGCGGAGGGTGTGCGCAGCGAGGGGTTTGACGGGTACGAGCCCGGGCCGATGCGCTTCACGTCGCCGCGCGACTGGGCCGGCATCCGGGCGAGCCTGGACCGCCTCACCGCGTTCAACCGGAACTCGCTCAAACAGAAAAGCGGCATCTGGCGGGATCTCGCCGTCCGGCACCGGCGGACCGAGGTGGACCAACAGCTCGGCCCGATCGTGGAGATCGCGCGCGAGCACGGGTTCCGCCTGCCGCTGAACGAGCGCCTGATCGAGTTGATCCACGACCTCGAAACGGGGCGCCGCACGATGGCGCCCGAGAACCTCGCGGAGCTGCGCCGCCTCAGCCAGGCCGCCTATCCCGAGGAGGTGTTCCAGTGA
- a CDS encoding M20 family metallopeptidase → MSRYRGFVDQHVENVLADLKTLVELESPTTDKAAVDRAGAYLAGRFADAARAEIVWHRQETWGDHFEARIGGGRRRVLLIGHFDTVWPVGTIQRLPCRIEGDRLTGPGCFDMKYGDIQAVWALRAIVESGAAKDKTFVFFGNTEEEVGSPTSRPIIERLARESECALILEPSVGEEGAVKLWRKGVGMYRLSVQGVASHAGADPDKGRSAVLELAHQVIDLHAINDAAKGTTLNVGVVRGGTRSNVIAASAEAEIDLRVRTMDEARRADERIKTRPTFVQGTSARITGGLNRPPMEETPASRRLYELARRLAADEGVELAATGTGGGSDGNFTAAVGVPTFDGLGAVGDGGHADHEHIRVSAVAPRLAWFTRLLAEL, encoded by the coding sequence GTGAGCCGCTACCGCGGGTTCGTCGATCAGCACGTGGAAAACGTGCTGGCCGATCTCAAGACGCTCGTCGAGCTCGAGTCACCGACCACCGACAAGGCCGCGGTGGACCGGGCGGGCGCCTACCTCGCGGGCCGGTTCGCCGACGCGGCCCGCGCGGAGATCGTGTGGCATCGGCAAGAGACCTGGGGCGACCACTTCGAGGCGCGCATCGGCGGCGGCCGGCGCCGGGTGCTCCTCATCGGTCACTTCGACACCGTCTGGCCGGTCGGGACGATCCAACGCCTGCCGTGCCGAATCGAGGGGGACCGCCTGACGGGGCCCGGATGCTTCGACATGAAGTACGGCGACATCCAGGCGGTCTGGGCGCTGCGCGCGATCGTCGAGAGCGGGGCGGCCAAGGACAAGACGTTCGTGTTCTTCGGAAACACCGAGGAGGAGGTGGGCAGTCCCACCTCTCGGCCGATCATCGAGCGGCTGGCCCGGGAGTCGGAGTGCGCGCTCATTCTGGAGCCGTCCGTCGGTGAGGAGGGCGCGGTGAAGTTGTGGCGCAAAGGGGTGGGCATGTACCGATTGTCGGTGCAGGGTGTCGCCAGTCACGCCGGGGCCGACCCGGACAAGGGGCGCAGCGCCGTGCTCGAGCTGGCTCATCAGGTGATCGACCTGCACGCGATCAACGATGCCGCGAAGGGCACCACCCTGAACGTCGGCGTAGTGCGCGGCGGCACGCGGTCGAATGTGATCGCCGCGTCCGCCGAGGCCGAGATCGATCTCCGGGTGCGCACGATGGACGAGGCGCGCCGCGCGGACGAGCGGATCAAGACGCGGCCGACGTTCGTGCAGGGAACCTCGGCACGGATCACAGGCGGCCTGAACCGTCCGCCGATGGAGGAGACGCCCGCGTCGCGGCGTCTCTACGAGCTCGCGAGGCGGCTCGCCGCGGACGAAGGGGTCGAGCTCGCCGCGACCGGGACCGGGGGTGGCAGCGACGGCAACTTCACCGCCGCCGTGGGAGTCCCGACGTTCGACGGGCTGGGCGCGGTGGGCGACGGCGGACACGCGGACCACGAGCACATTAGGGTGTCCGCGGTGGCGCCGCGGCTGGCGTGGTTCACGCGGCTGCTCGCCGAGTTGTAG
- a CDS encoding cupin domain-containing protein gives MRQVRVAGARGFFDVVAGTGRSQAATMVLAPGESTGGDDNAHVESDQWLYVISGTGRATVGPRTCALDAGTLLLIEAGEPHEIRNTGTAPLVTVNVYAPPVY, from the coding sequence ATGCGGCAGGTGCGGGTGGCCGGCGCGCGCGGGTTCTTCGACGTCGTTGCGGGGACGGGCCGCTCGCAGGCGGCGACGATGGTCCTCGCGCCGGGTGAATCGACCGGTGGCGACGACAACGCGCACGTCGAGTCGGACCAATGGCTCTATGTGATCTCCGGCACGGGGCGGGCGACCGTCGGCCCGCGGACGTGCGCGCTCGACGCGGGAACGCTTCTCCTCATCGAAGCGGGCGAGCCCCACGAGATCCGCAACACGGGTACGGCACCGCTCGTGACCGTGAACGTGTACGCACCCCCCGTGTACTAG
- a CDS encoding RidA family protein: MERHAIFPPGRPRPTSPYSPGIRLDDLVFTSGQVGTDATGKVPADIREQTRNCIENCKIVLEAAGSGLRHVVKVTVFLTDIADFAAMNEVYRSAFAGDLPARSTVQVAALARPELHVEIEMIGYLP; encoded by the coding sequence ATGGAACGTCACGCGATCTTTCCCCCGGGGCGCCCGCGCCCGACCTCGCCTTACTCGCCTGGCATTCGCCTGGACGACCTCGTCTTCACCTCCGGCCAGGTCGGCACCGACGCTACCGGGAAGGTCCCGGCGGACATTCGCGAGCAGACGCGCAACTGCATCGAGAACTGCAAGATCGTCCTCGAGGCCGCCGGTTCCGGTCTACGCCACGTCGTCAAGGTGACCGTATTCCTCACCGACATCGCGGACTTCGCGGCGATGAACGAGGTGTACCGGAGCGCGTTCGCCGGAGACCTCCCCGCGAGGAGCACGGTCCAGGTGGCCGCGCTCGCGCGACCGGAACTGCACGTCGAGATCGAGATGATCGGGTACCTCCCGTAA